One genomic region from Thermoleptolyngbya sichuanensis A183 encodes:
- a CDS encoding succinate dehydrogenase/fumarate reductase iron-sulfur subunit: MRVQFKILRQNENSAPYSATYELEVDPGNTILDCLNRIKWEQDGGLAFRKNCRNTICGSCSMRINGRSALACKESVGGEIARLQAIAAMGDSHRDRFANRPAEQKGHENQATAAPEDIPTFHIAPMGNMPVIKDLVVDMRGFWDGLEAVDPYVSTAGRQVPEREFLQTPEERDRLNQTGNCILCGACYSECNAREVNPDFVGPHALAKAYRMVADSRDAQTEARLEDYNQPESGVWACTRCYYCNSVCPMEVAPLDQISKIKQEILDRKDASASRSVRHRKVLVDLVKQGGWIDERRFGLEVVGNSFRDLQGLASLGPLGLRMLVRGKLPLRFEPSEGAGEVRSLIEAVQAIESASTPSRSPQS; encoded by the coding sequence ATGCGCGTTCAATTCAAAATTCTGCGACAAAACGAAAACTCGGCTCCCTACAGTGCCACCTACGAGCTAGAGGTAGACCCCGGCAATACGATTCTTGACTGCCTGAACCGCATTAAGTGGGAACAGGATGGAGGGCTTGCCTTCCGCAAAAACTGTCGAAATACGATCTGTGGCAGTTGCTCGATGCGAATCAACGGACGCTCGGCCCTGGCCTGCAAGGAGAGTGTCGGCGGCGAGATAGCTCGGCTGCAAGCAATTGCGGCTATGGGCGATTCCCACAGGGATCGCTTCGCCAATCGCCCTGCTGAGCAAAAGGGTCATGAAAACCAGGCAACGGCAGCGCCAGAGGACATCCCTACGTTTCACATTGCGCCGATGGGCAATATGCCTGTGATTAAGGATCTCGTTGTGGATATGCGGGGCTTTTGGGACGGGCTGGAGGCGGTCGATCCCTATGTCAGCACGGCGGGACGGCAGGTTCCTGAACGCGAGTTTTTGCAAACGCCAGAGGAGCGCGATCGCCTCAATCAAACAGGAAATTGCATTCTCTGTGGCGCGTGCTATTCCGAGTGTAATGCCCGCGAGGTCAACCCAGACTTTGTAGGGCCCCACGCCCTAGCCAAGGCCTATCGCATGGTGGCCGACTCTCGCGATGCCCAAACCGAAGCCCGGCTAGAGGACTACAACCAGCCCGAATCTGGCGTGTGGGCCTGCACCCGCTGCTATTACTGCAATTCCGTCTGCCCGATGGAGGTTGCGCCGCTGGATCAGATCAGCAAGATTAAGCAGGAAATTCTCGATCGAAAGGATGCGAGCGCCAGCCGATCGGTGCGCCATCGCAAGGTGCTTGTGGATTTGGTGAAACAGGGCGGCTGGATTGATGAACGACGCTTTGGACTGGAGGTAGTCGGCAACTCGTTCCGCGATCTGCAAGGGCTGGCCAGCCTTGGCCCGCTGGGGCTGCGGATGCTGGTGCGGGGCAAATTGCCGCTGCGGTTCGAGCCGTCGGAGGGTGCGGGCGAAGTGCGATCGCTCATCGAAGCAGTTCAGGCTATCGAATCCGCCTCTACACCCAGTCGCTCGCCTCAGAGTTAG
- a CDS encoding CPBP family intramembrane glutamic endopeptidase: MFFDLKFDVELLALLNFGEAALFFAVWIGLGLPILLPMAIALQWWPGKPIAPAQKIPLLLGLYLLAPAALWAVGQVSPRLSTRSGFGIYGLAWSEPLWQGLGLGLLVAIAGVGLWLGVQVVTGWGCWQTKPLSRSASRSLIAVALLGLAVGLVEELVFRGFLPLVLGFDLEPLAAVAIANLLFALLHLVWDGRATVPQLPGLLVMGLVLSGACWVAGGNLGLAWGLHAGWIMAIASLEILGALEPTGRVPAWITGLDGKPLAGALGLLLVLGTAIALAVIFQNPVTDG; this comes from the coding sequence ATGTTTTTTGATCTCAAATTTGATGTCGAACTGTTGGCGCTGCTGAACTTTGGTGAGGCGGCGCTCTTTTTTGCAGTGTGGATAGGATTGGGGCTGCCGATTTTGCTGCCGATGGCGATCGCCCTCCAGTGGTGGCCCGGTAAACCGATTGCACCCGCCCAAAAAATTCCGCTGCTGCTGGGGCTATACCTGCTGGCTCCGGCAGCGCTGTGGGCCGTTGGGCAGGTAAGTCCTCGACTTTCGACCCGCAGCGGCTTCGGCATCTATGGTCTGGCCTGGAGCGAACCATTGTGGCAAGGGCTAGGACTGGGGTTATTGGTGGCGATCGCAGGAGTTGGACTATGGCTGGGGGTGCAGGTGGTGACGGGCTGGGGCTGCTGGCAAACCAAGCCGCTGAGCCGCAGCGCCAGCCGATCTCTAATTGCCGTGGCGCTGCTGGGGCTGGCCGTGGGGCTGGTGGAGGAACTGGTCTTTCGAGGATTTTTGCCGCTGGTGCTGGGCTTTGATCTGGAACCGCTGGCGGCTGTGGCGATCGCCAACCTGCTGTTTGCCCTGCTGCATCTCGTTTGGGACGGACGGGCAACCGTGCCGCAACTGCCTGGGCTGCTGGTCATGGGGCTCGTCCTCAGCGGAGCCTGCTGGGTCGCTGGAGGCAACCTGGGACTGGCGTGGGGGCTACATGCAGGCTGGATCATGGCGATCGCCAGCCTGGAGATTCTAGGCGCTCTAGAACCGACCGGACGAGTTCCTGCCTGGATCACGGGGCTGGATGGCAAACCGCTGGCCGGGGCGCTGGGACTGCTGCTGGTGCTAGGAACGGCGATCGCCCTTGCGGTCATCTTCCAGAACCCAGTTACGGATGGTTAA
- a CDS encoding AbrB family transcriptional regulator, with amino-acid sequence MTEIATSPLTGKALLQKLKEISHLKAREKAIQCGYQTVGKNQQTRVNMAAFYEALLAARGISLETGSDRDGRGREPTYRVSVHKNGQIVIGSTYTDKMGLKPGDEFEIKLGYKHIHLIQIDRDKDGEDSDEE; translated from the coding sequence ATGACAGAAATCGCGACATCTCCATTGACTGGAAAGGCGCTGCTTCAGAAGCTAAAAGAAATTTCGCATCTCAAGGCGCGAGAAAAAGCTATTCAGTGCGGCTATCAGACCGTCGGCAAAAATCAGCAAACTCGTGTCAACATGGCGGCTTTTTATGAGGCTCTGCTGGCAGCTCGAGGAATTTCCCTAGAAACCGGATCAGATCGAGACGGGCGCGGGCGGGAGCCGACCTATCGCGTCAGTGTCCACAAAAATGGACAGATTGTCATCGGTTCCACTTACACCGACAAAATGGGTCTGAAGCCCGGTGATGAGTTTGAAATTAAGCTGGGTTACAAGCACATTCATCTCATTCAAATCGACCGCGACAAGGACGGCGAAGACTCGGATGAAGAATAG
- a CDS encoding chlorophyll a/b-binding protein, which produces MTTETPKPNPPALDPVPQPEPAFGWTRYAEQINGRFAMIGFVALLLLELFTRQDFFTWIGLR; this is translated from the coding sequence ATGACAACTGAAACCCCCAAGCCCAATCCACCCGCACTCGACCCAGTGCCGCAGCCAGAGCCAGCGTTTGGCTGGACGCGCTATGCCGAGCAGATCAACGGCCGCTTTGCCATGATTGGCTTTGTGGCGCTGCTGCTGCTGGAGCTATTTACTCGGCAAGACTTTTTTACGTGGATTGGGCTGCGCTGA